The Coffea arabica cultivar ET-39 chromosome 9e, Coffea Arabica ET-39 HiFi, whole genome shotgun sequence genome has a window encoding:
- the LOC113710743 gene encoding small RNA 2'-O-methyltransferase-like isoform X1 encodes MGTLSSAAVAAKKSSLTPKAIISQKFGSKASYKVDEVEESFPNECPGLAIRQKGRCLYRCHLQLPELSVVSGTFARKKDAEQAAAEKAIEMLGIHVKENNPTEEEARDELVDRLAYLFSSEFLSSGHPLSGHFRAVLKRKGHLNGCIPISVMAMYDAKLTNLCKHINPEVESNPLGITSIILSAAEKLSGSLLPLEDHLSLKRQSPHPPDVLQSVENCESTLPESFEIQAIRIPSSVNETIETLVLNLSSASYYLDVIAEALGVTEASRVQVSRTIGKASSEIRLFFCPKQQLLDQSLEPLEVHRVQLQGSLNVRASYFAGQEVYGDAILASVGYVWKSANLFHEDMSMRTYYRLLINKIPSGVYKLSREAISVAELPMAFTTRSNWRGFFPREILYTFCRQHRLAEPVFCIPNSSLGTSTDPHGTCKKLKVTEPIEEGKKSPVLAAGGGGESDGLTGDFQCEVKIFSKCQDLILQFLSTKAYKKQTDAVQNAALKVLLWLNLFFRESNISSEKLSSHAKELGIQFYSEYFLKEFNICSLVHDFWMSFATVEDGLLDRKHMKANDDMVENGVFSLNMGGQASGVNPSSGSLVCIGYTSCLVTEGGTKEHLESNEQFEFEMGIGAVVPCIEGIVTQLSVGQSACFGAELPPLEFILAAADDSPTTISLLSSGKCSLEHTITLLRVTEPLEDRMEQALFSPPLSKQRVEYALQHIQESHALSMIDFGCGSGSLLDSLLDYPTSLDKIVGVDISQKSLARAAKMLHSKLNSKLDYKVSSNRIKSAVLYDGSITNFDSRLCGFDIGTCLEVIEHMEEQEASLFGDVVLSSFCPRILIISTPNYEYNVILQKSAPQNQEEDPDEKNQSQAYKFRNHDHKFEWTRAQFCDWATDLSRRHNYSVEFSGVGGVGDVEPGFASQIAVFRRKEENPKNVEIAHHCKVIWEWSEGDRSKSAL; translated from the exons ATGGGAACGTTGTCATCTGCCGCTGTTGCAGCAAAGAAGTCATCTCTTACGCCTAAAGCCATTATATCTCAGAAGTTTGGCAGTAAGGCCTCCTATAAGGTTGATGAAGTCGAGGAATCTTTCCCAAATGAATGCCCAGGGCTAGCAATCCGGCAGAAGGGTCGCTGCCTTTACCGTTGCCATCTGCAACTTCCAGAACTTTCTGTTGTCTCTGGAACCTTTGCAAGAAAAAAGGATGCAGAACAAGCGGCTGCAGAGAAGGCTatagaaatg CTAGGTATCCATGTGAAGGAAAATAATCCCACTGAAGAGGAAGCACGGGACGAGTTGGTCGATCGTCTTGCATATTTATTCTCAAGTGAG TTCCTCTCATCTGGTCATCCTCTCAGTGGTCACTTCAGAGCAGTCTTGAAGAGAAAGGGTCATCTCAATGGTTGTATTCCAATTTCTGTTATGGCCATGTATGATGCAAAGCTTACTAACCTgtgtaaacacataaatcctGAAGTTGAGTCAAACCCGCTTGGGATCACATCAATTATTCTTAGTGCTGCTGAAAAATTATCTGGCTCTTTGTTGCCTTTGGAAGATCATCTCTCATTAAAGAGGCAAAGCCCTCATCCTCCTGATGTTTTACAGTCTGTCGAAAATTGTGAATCTACCTTGCCGGAAAGCTTTGAGATTCAAGCAATACGTATCCCTTCTTCTGTAAATGAGACTATTGAAACCTTGGTTCTTAACCTGTCCTCTGCTAGTTATTACCTTGATGTGATTGCAGAAGCATTAGGTGTGACTGAGGCTTCTAGAGTGCAAGTTTCAAG GACTATAGGCAAAGCTTCCTCTGAGATCAGATTATTCTTCTGTCCCAAACAACAATTGTTAGACCAATCATTGGAGCCTCTGGAAGTCCACAGGGTTCAGCTTCAGGGATCACTTAATGTCAGAGCAAGTTATTTTGCGGGTCAGGAAGTGTATGGGGATGCCATTTTGGCATCTGTAGGTTATGTTTGGAAGTCTGCCAATCTGTTTCATGAAGACATGTCCATGCGTACATATTATAG GTTACTCATCAATAAGATACCCAGTGGAGTGTACAAGTTATCGAGGGAGGCAATATCTGTCGCAGAATTGCCCATGGCGTTCACCACAAGAAGCAACTGGAGGGGTTTCTTTCCAAGAGAAATCCTGTATACATTCTGCCGTCAGCATCGTTTGGCAGAACCTGTCTTCTGTATCCCTAATAGTTCCTTGGGCACATCAACAGATCCACATGGAACATGTAAGAAGTTGAAGGTCACAGAGCCTATTGAAGAAGGGAAAAAGAGTCCAGTTCTTGCTGCTGGTGGTGGAGGTGAGTCAGATGGACTGACCGGAGACTTTCAATGCGAAGTGAAGATCTTTTCAAAGTGTCAGGATTTGATCTTGCAGTTTTTGTCGACAAAAGCCTACAAGAAACAGACAGATGCAGTCCAGAATGCTGCTTTGAAAGTCCTGTTATGGTTGAACCTTTTTTTCAGAGAATCTAATATTTCTTCAGAGAAGTTGAGCTCACATGCAAAGGAACTTGGCATTCAGTTTTATTCGGAGTACTTTCTAAAGGAGTTTAATATTTGTTCTTTGGTGCATGACTTTTGGATGAGCTTTGCTACAGTAGAAGATGGATTATTGGACCGTAAGCATATGAAAGCAAATGATGACATGGTAGAAAATGGGGTTTTCTCTCTTAACATGGGAGGACAAGCATCTGGAGTTAATCCATCTAGTGGTTCTTTGGTATGCATTGGCTACACTTCATGCTTGGTTACTGAAGGGGGCACGAAGGAACATCTTGAAAGCAATGAACAGTTTGAATTTGAGATGGGCATTGGAGCTGTTGTTCCTTGTATTGAAGGAATTGTAACACAGTTATCTGTTGGTCAATCTGCATGTTTTGGTGCAGAGTTACCTCCTTTGGAATTTATTTTGGCAGCTGCCGATGATTCTCCAACGACAATATCATTATTATCTTCAG GGAAATGCAGTTTGGAGCACACTATAACGTTGTTACGTGTAACAGAACCCTTGGAGGACAGAATGGAGCAGGCTTTGTTCAGCCCTCCTCTGTCAAAGCAGCGTGTTGAGTATGCGTTACAACACATCCAAGAGTCGCATGCTTTGTCAATG ATTGATTTTGGATGTGGTTCTGGAAGTTTGCTGGATTCTCTCCTAGATTATCCGACATCCCTGGACAAAATTGTTGGTGTTGATATCTCGCAGAAAAGCCTTGCTAGAGCTGCAAAG ATGCTCCACTCAAAATTAAACTCCAAGTTGGACTACAAGGTATCAAGTAACAGAATCAAATCTGCAGTACTATATGACGGTTCTATCACAAATTTCGACTCACGGTTGTGTGGTTTTGATATTGGAACCTGCTTAGAG GTGATTGAACACATGGAGGAACAAGAAGCAAGCTTATTTGGTGATGTTGTGCTTAGCTCTTTCTGTCCAAGGATTCTTATCATCTCCACGCCAAATTATGAGTACAATGTGATTCTCCAGAAATCTGCTCCACAAAACCAAGAAGAGGATCCTGATGAGAAGAATCAATCACAAGCTTATAAATTTCGAAACCATGATCACAAATTTGAGTGGACAAGAGCTCAGTTTTGTGATTGGGCAACTGATCTATCAAGAAGGCATAATTATAGTGTTGAATTCAGTGGAGTTGGTGGTGTTGGTGATGTAGAGCCAGGATTTGCCTCCCAGATTGCTGTCtttagaagaaaagaagaaaatcccAAGAACGTAGAAATAGCTCATCATTGTAAAGTTATATGGGAGTGGAGTGAGGGAGACAGGTCAAAATCTGCTCTCTAA
- the LOC113710743 gene encoding small RNA 2'-O-methyltransferase-like isoform X2 has product MAMYDAKLTNLCKHINPEVESNPLGITSIILSAAEKLSGSLLPLEDHLSLKRQSPHPPDVLQSVENCESTLPESFEIQAIRIPSSVNETIETLVLNLSSASYYLDVIAEALGVTEASRVQVSRTIGKASSEIRLFFCPKQQLLDQSLEPLEVHRVQLQGSLNVRASYFAGQEVYGDAILASVGYVWKSANLFHEDMSMRTYYRLLINKIPSGVYKLSREAISVAELPMAFTTRSNWRGFFPREILYTFCRQHRLAEPVFCIPNSSLGTSTDPHGTCKKLKVTEPIEEGKKSPVLAAGGGGESDGLTGDFQCEVKIFSKCQDLILQFLSTKAYKKQTDAVQNAALKVLLWLNLFFRESNISSEKLSSHAKELGIQFYSEYFLKEFNICSLVHDFWMSFATVEDGLLDRKHMKANDDMVENGVFSLNMGGQASGVNPSSGSLVCIGYTSCLVTEGGTKEHLESNEQFEFEMGIGAVVPCIEGIVTQLSVGQSACFGAELPPLEFILAAADDSPTTISLLSSGKCSLEHTITLLRVTEPLEDRMEQALFSPPLSKQRVEYALQHIQESHALSMIDFGCGSGSLLDSLLDYPTSLDKIVGVDISQKSLARAAKMLHSKLNSKLDYKVSSNRIKSAVLYDGSITNFDSRLCGFDIGTCLEVIEHMEEQEASLFGDVVLSSFCPRILIISTPNYEYNVILQKSAPQNQEEDPDEKNQSQAYKFRNHDHKFEWTRAQFCDWATDLSRRHNYSVEFSGVGGVGDVEPGFASQIAVFRRKEENPKNVEIAHHCKVIWEWSEGDRSKSAL; this is encoded by the exons ATGGCCATGTATGATGCAAAGCTTACTAACCTgtgtaaacacataaatcctGAAGTTGAGTCAAACCCGCTTGGGATCACATCAATTATTCTTAGTGCTGCTGAAAAATTATCTGGCTCTTTGTTGCCTTTGGAAGATCATCTCTCATTAAAGAGGCAAAGCCCTCATCCTCCTGATGTTTTACAGTCTGTCGAAAATTGTGAATCTACCTTGCCGGAAAGCTTTGAGATTCAAGCAATACGTATCCCTTCTTCTGTAAATGAGACTATTGAAACCTTGGTTCTTAACCTGTCCTCTGCTAGTTATTACCTTGATGTGATTGCAGAAGCATTAGGTGTGACTGAGGCTTCTAGAGTGCAAGTTTCAAG GACTATAGGCAAAGCTTCCTCTGAGATCAGATTATTCTTCTGTCCCAAACAACAATTGTTAGACCAATCATTGGAGCCTCTGGAAGTCCACAGGGTTCAGCTTCAGGGATCACTTAATGTCAGAGCAAGTTATTTTGCGGGTCAGGAAGTGTATGGGGATGCCATTTTGGCATCTGTAGGTTATGTTTGGAAGTCTGCCAATCTGTTTCATGAAGACATGTCCATGCGTACATATTATAG GTTACTCATCAATAAGATACCCAGTGGAGTGTACAAGTTATCGAGGGAGGCAATATCTGTCGCAGAATTGCCCATGGCGTTCACCACAAGAAGCAACTGGAGGGGTTTCTTTCCAAGAGAAATCCTGTATACATTCTGCCGTCAGCATCGTTTGGCAGAACCTGTCTTCTGTATCCCTAATAGTTCCTTGGGCACATCAACAGATCCACATGGAACATGTAAGAAGTTGAAGGTCACAGAGCCTATTGAAGAAGGGAAAAAGAGTCCAGTTCTTGCTGCTGGTGGTGGAGGTGAGTCAGATGGACTGACCGGAGACTTTCAATGCGAAGTGAAGATCTTTTCAAAGTGTCAGGATTTGATCTTGCAGTTTTTGTCGACAAAAGCCTACAAGAAACAGACAGATGCAGTCCAGAATGCTGCTTTGAAAGTCCTGTTATGGTTGAACCTTTTTTTCAGAGAATCTAATATTTCTTCAGAGAAGTTGAGCTCACATGCAAAGGAACTTGGCATTCAGTTTTATTCGGAGTACTTTCTAAAGGAGTTTAATATTTGTTCTTTGGTGCATGACTTTTGGATGAGCTTTGCTACAGTAGAAGATGGATTATTGGACCGTAAGCATATGAAAGCAAATGATGACATGGTAGAAAATGGGGTTTTCTCTCTTAACATGGGAGGACAAGCATCTGGAGTTAATCCATCTAGTGGTTCTTTGGTATGCATTGGCTACACTTCATGCTTGGTTACTGAAGGGGGCACGAAGGAACATCTTGAAAGCAATGAACAGTTTGAATTTGAGATGGGCATTGGAGCTGTTGTTCCTTGTATTGAAGGAATTGTAACACAGTTATCTGTTGGTCAATCTGCATGTTTTGGTGCAGAGTTACCTCCTTTGGAATTTATTTTGGCAGCTGCCGATGATTCTCCAACGACAATATCATTATTATCTTCAG GGAAATGCAGTTTGGAGCACACTATAACGTTGTTACGTGTAACAGAACCCTTGGAGGACAGAATGGAGCAGGCTTTGTTCAGCCCTCCTCTGTCAAAGCAGCGTGTTGAGTATGCGTTACAACACATCCAAGAGTCGCATGCTTTGTCAATG ATTGATTTTGGATGTGGTTCTGGAAGTTTGCTGGATTCTCTCCTAGATTATCCGACATCCCTGGACAAAATTGTTGGTGTTGATATCTCGCAGAAAAGCCTTGCTAGAGCTGCAAAG ATGCTCCACTCAAAATTAAACTCCAAGTTGGACTACAAGGTATCAAGTAACAGAATCAAATCTGCAGTACTATATGACGGTTCTATCACAAATTTCGACTCACGGTTGTGTGGTTTTGATATTGGAACCTGCTTAGAG GTGATTGAACACATGGAGGAACAAGAAGCAAGCTTATTTGGTGATGTTGTGCTTAGCTCTTTCTGTCCAAGGATTCTTATCATCTCCACGCCAAATTATGAGTACAATGTGATTCTCCAGAAATCTGCTCCACAAAACCAAGAAGAGGATCCTGATGAGAAGAATCAATCACAAGCTTATAAATTTCGAAACCATGATCACAAATTTGAGTGGACAAGAGCTCAGTTTTGTGATTGGGCAACTGATCTATCAAGAAGGCATAATTATAGTGTTGAATTCAGTGGAGTTGGTGGTGTTGGTGATGTAGAGCCAGGATTTGCCTCCCAGATTGCTGTCtttagaagaaaagaagaaaatcccAAGAACGTAGAAATAGCTCATCATTGTAAAGTTATATGGGAGTGGAGTGAGGGAGACAGGTCAAAATCTGCTCTCTAA